In Pithys albifrons albifrons isolate INPA30051 chromosome 8, PitAlb_v1, whole genome shotgun sequence, a single window of DNA contains:
- the KLHL41 gene encoding kelch-like protein 41 gives MYLYLASEIKLQRLQARQKAHWSAFFTDRPLGRQQLKLPTPSPFPSVCEMDSQRELTEELRLYQSTLLQDGLKELLEEKKFVDCSLKAGDRSLPCHRLILSACSPYFREYFLSEQNEEKKKEVVLDNVDPNILDMIVKYLYSASIDLNDSNVQDIFALASRFQIPSVFTVCVSYLQKRLAVGNCLAILRLGVLLDCPRLAFSARDFVSDHFVQICKEEDFMQLAPHELISVISPDSLNVEKEELVFEAVMRWVRTDKENRVKSLGEIFDCIRFRLMPEKYFKEQVEKDDIIKSNSDLQKKVKIIKDAFAGKLPDSSKSTEKSTKGEVNGDVGDEDLLPGYLNDLPRHGMFVKDLILLVNDTAAVAYDPLENECYLAALAEQIPRNHSSIVTKQNQVYIVGGLYVEEENKDQPFQSYFFQLDSIAGEWVALPPLPSARCLFGLGESDNKIFVIAGKDLRTEESLDSVLCYDPVAMKWGEIKKLPIKVYGHATISNNGLIYCLGGKTDDKKCTNRLFVYNPKKGDWRDLAPMKVPRSMFGTAIHKGKIVIAGGVTEEGLTASVEAFDLTTNKWEVMPEFPQERSSISLVTLSGALYAIGGFAMIQLESKEFAPSEVTDIWKYDDEKKEWIGILKEIRYATGASCLATRLNLFKLSKL, from the exons ATGTACCTATATTTAGCTAGCGAGATTAAGTTGCAGAGGCTTCAGGCAAGGCAAAAAGCACATTGGTCTGCCTTTTTTACAGACAGACCTTTGGGCAGGCAACAGCTAAAGCTTCCTactccctcccctttcccaagTGTTTGTGAAATGGATTCCCAAAGGGAACTCACTGAAGAGCTCAGACTTTACCAATCCACCCTCCTTCAAGATGGCCTCAAGGAACTCCTCGAAGAGAAAAAGTTTGTAGATTGTTCTCTAAAAGCTGGTGACAGAAGCCTGCCCTGCCACAGATTGATTCTGTCGGCATGTAGCCCTTATTTTCGTGAGTATTTCTTATCTGagcaaaatgaagagaaaaagaaggaggtTGTTCTAGATAATGTTGACCCAAACATCCTGGATATGATTGTCAAATACCTTTATTCAGCAAGTATTGATCTTAATGATTCTAACGTGCAAGATATTTTTGCTCTGGCCAGCCGCTTTCAGATCCCTTCCGTGTTCACTGTGTGCGTCTCCTATCTTCAGAAGAGGCTTGCTGTGGGGAACTGTCTGGCCATCCTTCGATTAGGTGTTCTGCTTGATTGCCCAAGACTTGCATTTTCTGCCCGTGATTTTGTTTCAGATCATTTTGTGCAGATCTGCAAAGAAGAGGACTTCATGCAGCTTGCCCCGCACGAACTTATCTCGGTTATTTCACCTGACAGCTTAAATGTAGAGAAGGAAGAACTGGTATTTGAAGCAGTAATGAGATGGGTCCGAACAGACAAGGAAAACAGAGTGAAGAGCCTGGGGGAGATTTTTGACTGCATACGTTTTCGTCTTAtgccagaaaaatatttcaaagaacagGTTGAGAAGGATGATATAATTAAGAGCAACTCAGACCTTCAGAAAAAAGTAAAGATCATTAAGGATGCTTTTGCTGGAAAACTGCCAGACTCTAGCAAAAGCACAGAGAAGTCAACTAAAGGGGAGGTGAATGGCGATGTAGGAGATGAAGATTTACTGCCTGGCTACCTAAATGACCTTCCCAGGCACGGCATGTTCGTCAAAGACCTAATTCTTCTAGTTAATGACACTGCTGCAGTAGCTTATGATCCTCTTGAAAATGAATGCTACCTAGCAGCCCTGGCAGAACAGATTCCCAGAAATCATTCCAGTATAGTCACCAAACAAAATCAGGTCTACATTGTTGGAGGACTGTATGTGGAAGAGGAGAACAAGGATCAGCCTTTCCAGTCGTACTTCTTCCAG CTGGACAGCATCGCTGGTGAGTGGGTTGCCCTTCCTCCACTGCCATCAGCCAGGTGTCTCTTCGGGCTGGGAGAGTCAGACAACAAGATCTTTGTAATAGCAGGCAAGGACCTTCGCACAGAGGAGTCGCTAGATTCAGTCCTGTGCTATGACCCTGT GGCAATGAAATGGGGAGAGATCAAAAAGCTACCCATCAAAGTATACGGCCATGCTACTATCTCAAACAATGGATTAATATATTGTCTTGGCGGAAAAACTGATGATAA GAAATGCACTAATAGACTATTTGTATACAATCCCAAGAAAGGAGACTGGAGAGACCTGGCTCCAATGAAAGTGCCTCGGTCGATGTTTGGAACGGCGATCCATAAGGGCAAGATTGTCATTGCAGGGGGTGTCACTGAGGAGGGTCTTACTGCATCTGTTGAAGCTTTTGATCTGACCACCAATAA GTGGGAGGTTATGCCTGAATTTCCCCAAGAGAGAAGTTCCATCAGTTTAGTCACCTTAAGTGGAGCTTTGTATGCTATTGGAGGCTTTGCAATGATTCAGCTTGAATCTAAGGAATTTGCACCTAGTGAAGTCACTGACATATGGAA gtaTGATGATGAAAAGAAGGAATGGATTGGAATACTGAAAGAGATCCGATATGCCACTGGAGCCTCCTGCCTGGCTACACGCTTAAACCTCTTCAAGTTATCAAAACTGTAA
- the BBS5 gene encoding BBSome complex member BBS5 — protein MSSAVLDVLWEDRDVRFDISPQQMKMRPGEVLIDCLESVEDTKGNNGDRGKLLITNLRIIWRSLSLPRVNLSVGYNCVINITTRTANSKLRGQTEALYILTKCNNTRFEFIFTNVVPGSPRLFTSVIAVHRAYETSKMYRDLKLRSALIQNKQLRLLPQEQIYDKVNGVWNLSSDQGNLGTFFITNVRIVWHANMNDTFNVSIPYLQIRSIKMRDSKFGLALVIESSQQSGGYVLGFKIDPVEKLQEAVKEINSLHKVYSANPIFGVDYEMEEKPQPLEDVTVEQVQDDVEIEADEHTDAFVAYFADENKQHDREPVFSEELGLAIEKLKDGFTLQGLWEVMT, from the exons ATGAGTAGCGCGGTGCTAGACGTGCTGTGGGAGGACAGGGATGTCCGCTTCGACATCTCCCCGCA gcaAATGAAAATGAGACCTGGAGAGGTACTTATAGACTGCTTAGAGTCTGTTGAAGATACCAAAGGAAACAATGGAGACAGAG GTAAACTGCTCATAACAAATTTGCGGATCATATGGCGCTCCTTGTCCTTGCCCAGAGTTAATCTCT CTGTCGGTTACAACTGTGTTATAAATATAACTACAAGAACTGCCAACTCA aaattaCGAGGGCAGACAGAAGCTCTGTATATATTGACTAAATGTAACAACACCCGGTTTGAGTTCATATTTACCAATGTTGTTCCTGGGAGTCCCAGACTCTTCACTTCGGTCATTGCTGTACACAG AGCTTATGAAACTTCTAAAATGTATCGTGATCTGAAGCTGAGAAGTGCATTGATTCAAAACAAGCAACTGAGATTGTTACCGCAAGAACAAATATATGATAAAGTCAATGGAGTTTGGAATTTATCGAGTGACCAG GGAAATTTGGGAACATTTTTTATTACTAATGTGAGAATAGTTTGGCATGCAAATATGAATGACACCTTTAATGTCAGCATACCATATCTACAAATT CGTTCAATAAAAATGAGAGACTCAAAGTTTGGCTTGGCACTTGTGATAGAGAGTTCTCAGCAG AGTGGAGGATATGTACTTGGTTTTAAAATAGACCCTGTAGAGAAACTGCAGGAGGCAGTGAAAGAGATTAATTCACTTCACAAAGTTTATTCAGCTAATCCTATATTTGGAGTGGATtatgaaatggaagaaaag CCTCAACCTCTTGAAGATGTAACTGTGGAGCAGGTTCAAGATGATGTGGAAATAGAAGCTGATGAGCATACAGATGCTTTTGTG gCTTACTTTGCTGATGAAAACAAG CAACATGATCGGGAGCCCGTTTTTTCAGAAGAACTAGGACTTGCAATAGAGAAACTAAAGGATGGATTTACGCTCCAGGGACTCTGGGAAGTAATGACCTGA